One genomic region from Nitrospirota bacterium encodes:
- a CDS encoding AAA family ATPase, whose product MAGQRERSIAKISRPRLGAAVLPRPRLFRLVDRTRSQPILWVTGPPGSGKTTLISSYVECKQLKGIWYQLDAGDTDPASLFYYLGLAAKAAAPRFRRPLPLLTPDRLPGLPVFTRRYFEALVARLPTPFVLVFDNYHELPSDSPIHDVVREGLTQIPEGGVVILISRSAPPPSLAAFQASGQMGMLSWDALRLTPSETRALMTLSTGRRFSIDTMQGIQAKTDGWTAGVVLMLQTMKVGSDASTPTRTMSESVFDYFAGEVFAKLARPAQDLLLRSAFLPAMTVRMAEGMAGAHDVGKTLGELARANYFLSERPGSERIYQYHDLFRDFLLSRAKERFSPAELSQVRHRAGTVLESSGRIEDAVDLYAGAGDWAAVQRLILTQAPVLVGQGRSRTLQSWIERLPTTIVQTDPWLVYWQGTCRFFSGSPESLASFQKAFEMFQATGDHTGTLLAWSAAVEMMTLYLTTMAALDPWIEWLDQRVHSDPTFPSVEIEARVMTSAAAALIHRQPSHRGLRRWMDRTLVLSDQVTDHTLRMRIGLNAVNYFVYLGDLRRAKTLIDDVRRLADTPETSPPMAIFLAMWEACYHWLTADLGVCRTFVPFTVVG is encoded by the coding sequence ATGGCGGGACAACGCGAACGATCCATCGCGAAGATCAGCCGCCCGCGCCTCGGGGCCGCGGTGCTCCCTCGGCCGCGCCTGTTCCGGCTCGTGGATCGCACGCGATCCCAGCCGATCCTGTGGGTCACGGGTCCACCAGGCTCGGGAAAAACCACCTTGATCTCCAGCTACGTGGAATGCAAGCAGCTCAAGGGGATTTGGTACCAGCTCGATGCTGGCGATACCGACCCCGCGTCGTTGTTCTACTACTTGGGACTGGCCGCAAAAGCCGCCGCGCCGCGTTTTCGCCGCCCGCTGCCGCTGCTGACCCCGGATCGGCTGCCCGGCCTGCCGGTGTTCACTCGACGCTACTTTGAGGCGCTGGTTGCGCGCTTGCCCACGCCCTTTGTGCTGGTCTTCGATAACTACCACGAGCTGCCATCCGACTCGCCCATTCACGACGTCGTGCGCGAGGGGCTCACGCAGATTCCGGAGGGGGGTGTGGTCATCCTGATCAGCCGCAGCGCCCCGCCGCCCAGCCTGGCCGCTTTCCAGGCCAGCGGACAGATGGGGATGCTAAGTTGGGATGCGCTGCGGTTGACGCCGTCGGAAACGCGCGCGCTCATGACCCTCAGCACGGGGCGGCGCTTCTCGATCGATACGATGCAGGGCATTCAGGCCAAAACCGACGGCTGGACGGCCGGGGTCGTGTTGATGCTGCAAACCATGAAGGTCGGCAGCGACGCGTCCACTCCGACCCGCACGATGTCCGAGTCGGTCTTCGATTACTTTGCCGGCGAGGTCTTCGCGAAGTTGGCGCGCCCCGCGCAGGATCTGCTGCTGCGGAGCGCCTTCCTGCCGGCCATGACCGTTCGGATGGCCGAAGGGATGGCGGGTGCACACGACGTGGGGAAGACGCTGGGAGAACTGGCCCGCGCGAACTATTTTCTGTCAGAGCGTCCTGGCAGCGAACGCATCTATCAATACCACGATCTCTTTCGCGACTTTCTGCTTTCCCGCGCGAAGGAGCGCTTTAGCCCAGCCGAACTCAGCCAGGTGCGCCATCGGGCCGGGACGGTGTTGGAATCCTCCGGCCGCATCGAAGACGCGGTGGATCTGTATGCGGGGGCGGGCGACTGGGCTGCGGTGCAGCGCCTCATCCTCACGCAGGCGCCGGTGCTGGTCGGACAAGGGCGCAGTCGCACACTGCAATCGTGGATCGAACGGTTGCCCACGACCATTGTCCAGACCGATCCCTGGTTGGTGTACTGGCAGGGAACCTGTCGGTTCTTTTCTGGCTCTCCAGAGAGCCTGGCTTCGTTCCAAAAGGCCTTTGAAATGTTTCAGGCGACCGGCGATCACACCGGAACATTGTTGGCATGGTCTGCGGCAGTCGAGATGATGACTCTCTACCTGACTACGATGGCCGCACTGGACCCCTGGATCGAGTGGCTCGATCAACGGGTCCACAGCGATCCCACATTCCCCTCCGTGGAGATCGAGGCCCGAGTTATGACGAGCGCAGCCGCTGCGTTGATCCACCGCCAACCATCGCATCGAGGCCTCCGGCGATGGATGGACCGCACACTGGTCTTGTCCGATCAGGTTACGGACCACACCTTGCGGATGCGGATTGGACTGAACGCGGTGAACTATTTCGTCTACCTCGGGGATTTGAGGCGAGCGAAAACCCTGATCGATGACGTGAGACGACTGGCCGACACTCCGGAAACATCGCCGCCAATGGCGATCTTCCTCGCCATGTGGGAGGCATGCTACCACTGGCTAACGGCGGACCTAGGAGTCTGTCGGACTTTCGTCCCGTTCACCGTTGTGGGATAA
- a CDS encoding type II toxin-antitoxin system HicB family antitoxin translates to MKLHVKIERDEAGYYVAEVPALPGCLSQGNTREEAIANVKEAIEGWLEVMEAKQPTDPAALVEIAV, encoded by the coding sequence ATGAAGTTGCACGTCAAGATCGAACGAGATGAAGCAGGGTACTATGTCGCGGAGGTCCCCGCGCTTCCCGGGTGCCTGTCTCAAGGGAATACTCGCGAAGAAGCGATCGCCAATGTGAAGGAGGCCATCGAAGGTTGGCTCGAAGTGATGGAGGCCAAACAGCCGACCGATCCAGCCGCCCTGGTTGAAATTGCCGTCTGA
- a CDS encoding type II toxin-antitoxin system HicA family toxin: protein MAHLAPCSGAEAVRKLSRAGWTIARQKGSHVMMTKTGYQWTLSIPQHHELGPGLLRKLIRQAGLTVDEFNAL, encoded by the coding sequence ATGGCTCATCTCGCACCCTGCTCGGGGGCGGAGGCAGTCAGGAAACTTTCCCGGGCAGGCTGGACGATCGCCCGCCAAAAAGGTTCCCACGTGATGATGACCAAGACGGGTTACCAATGGACCCTCTCGATCCCTCAGCATCATGAACTCGGCCCCGGCCTGCTTCGCAAATTGATCCGCCAGGCAGGCCTGACGGTCGACGAGTTCAACGCTTTGTAG